From Caretta caretta isolate rCarCar2 chromosome 9, rCarCar1.hap1, whole genome shotgun sequence, one genomic window encodes:
- the ERFE gene encoding erythroferrone isoform X1: MAGYLPASRWLLLLCVGFLAVASCVGSVGSEKLGSRRSREKKSQWNEYPTRQGKSSMPLPASNDPEPLPERSRSIDPRDAWMLFMKQSNKGVNSKKQGKGKSKKFKFGLPGPPGPPGPQGPPGSLVTPEELLKDFRLLLKEVVKERERMSLKACEGCQEGEEAEERGEDDILALVAGPLARSKPQHRVEAAFHCRIRRNISIERRSLQELRIYYIPQKEGVFHRGLGLNLTSGQYTAPVAGYYTFTATLHIVHGEQQKKGQQRARDRLRVLICVQSLCQHNISLETVAGLDSSELFTISVSGVLYLQAGQYASVFVDNATGSSLTVRSGSDFSAVLLGV, translated from the exons ATGGCTGGATACCTCCCTGCCAGCCGCTGGCTCCTATTACTGTGTGTGGGATTCCTGGCAGTGGCCTCATGCGTTGGCTCAGTGGGGTCGGAGAAACTTGGAAGCAGAAGAAGCCGGGAGAAGAAATCCCAGTGGAATGAGTATCCCACAAGGCAGGGAAAAAGCAGCATGCCTCTGCCAGCCTCTAACGACCCG GAACCCCTTCCTGAGCGGTCTCGCAGCATCGACCCCCGGGATGCCTGGATGCTCTTTATGAAACAATCAAACAAAGGGGTGAACAGCAAGAAACAGGGCAAAGGCAAATCAAAAAAATTCAAG TTTGGCCTGCCAGGCCCACCAGGTCCCCCAGGCCCTCAGGGGCCTCCCGGATCCCTGGTGACACCAGAAGAATTGCTGAAGGACTTCCGGCTGCTGTTGAAAG AGGTGGTAAAGGAGCGGGAGAGGATGAGCCTGAAGGCCTGTGAAGGTTGCCAGGAAGGTGAGGAAGcggaggagagaggagaagatGACATCTTGGCACTGGTTGCTGGTCCGTTGGCAAGGAGTAAGCCACAGCATCGAGTGGAGGCAGCCTTCCACTGCCGGATACGGAGAAACATTTCCATTGAACGGAGATCCCTGCAAGAGCTTCGGATCTATTACAta CCTCAGAAAGAGGGGGTGTTCCATCGAGGCCTGGGGCTGAACCTGACCAGCGGCCAATACACAGCACCTGTCGCAGGGTACTACACCTTCACTGCCACCTTGCACATCG TTCATGGAGAACAACAGAAGAAAGGGCAACAGCGTGCGAGAGATCGCCTGCGGGTACTGATCTGCGTCCAGTCTCTGTGTCAACACAACAT TTCTCTGGAGACAGTGGCTGGTTTGGACAGCAGTGAACTTTTCACCATCTCAGTCAGTGGAGTCCTGTACTTACAG GCTGGCCAGTATGCCTCAGTTTTTGTAGACAATGCCACTGGATCATCCCTCACTGTTCGAAGTGGCTCGGATTTCAGCGCTGTTCTTTTAGGGGTGTGA
- the ERFE gene encoding erythroferrone isoform X3, with amino-acid sequence MAGYLPASRWLLLLCVGFLAVASCVGSVGSEKLGSRRSREKKSQWNEYPTRQGKSSMPLPASNDPEPLPERSRSIDPRDAWMLFMKQSNKGVNSKKQGKGKSKKFKFGLPGPPGPPGPQGPPGSLVTPEELLKDFRLLLKEVVKERERMSLKACEGCQEGEEAEERGEDDILALVAGPLARSKPQHRVEAAFHCRIRRNISIERRSLQELRIYYIPQKEGVFHRGLGLNLTSGQYTAPVAGYYTFTATLHIVHGEQQKKGQQRARDRLRVLICVQSLCQHNMLASMPQFL; translated from the exons ATGGCTGGATACCTCCCTGCCAGCCGCTGGCTCCTATTACTGTGTGTGGGATTCCTGGCAGTGGCCTCATGCGTTGGCTCAGTGGGGTCGGAGAAACTTGGAAGCAGAAGAAGCCGGGAGAAGAAATCCCAGTGGAATGAGTATCCCACAAGGCAGGGAAAAAGCAGCATGCCTCTGCCAGCCTCTAACGACCCG GAACCCCTTCCTGAGCGGTCTCGCAGCATCGACCCCCGGGATGCCTGGATGCTCTTTATGAAACAATCAAACAAAGGGGTGAACAGCAAGAAACAGGGCAAAGGCAAATCAAAAAAATTCAAG TTTGGCCTGCCAGGCCCACCAGGTCCCCCAGGCCCTCAGGGGCCTCCCGGATCCCTGGTGACACCAGAAGAATTGCTGAAGGACTTCCGGCTGCTGTTGAAAG AGGTGGTAAAGGAGCGGGAGAGGATGAGCCTGAAGGCCTGTGAAGGTTGCCAGGAAGGTGAGGAAGcggaggagagaggagaagatGACATCTTGGCACTGGTTGCTGGTCCGTTGGCAAGGAGTAAGCCACAGCATCGAGTGGAGGCAGCCTTCCACTGCCGGATACGGAGAAACATTTCCATTGAACGGAGATCCCTGCAAGAGCTTCGGATCTATTACAta CCTCAGAAAGAGGGGGTGTTCCATCGAGGCCTGGGGCTGAACCTGACCAGCGGCCAATACACAGCACCTGTCGCAGGGTACTACACCTTCACTGCCACCTTGCACATCG TTCATGGAGAACAACAGAAGAAAGGGCAACAGCGTGCGAGAGATCGCCTGCGGGTACTGATCTGCGTCCAGTCTCTGTGTCAACACAACAT GCTGGCCAGTATGCCTCAGTTTTTGTAG